One segment of Acidovorax sp. DW039 DNA contains the following:
- the coaD gene encoding pantetheine-phosphate adenylyltransferase, which yields MAQNVIAVYPGTFDPITLGHEDVVRRATQLFGHVIVAVAAGHHKKTLFSLEERIDMVREATRQYPQVQVESFSGLLRDFVVARGGKAMVRGLRAVTDFDYEFQLAGMNRSLMPQVETVFLTPSDKYQFISSTFVREIAVLGGEVDKFVSPVVQERLAAKVRGMVAG from the coding sequence ATGGCCCAGAACGTGATCGCCGTCTACCCCGGAACCTTCGACCCCATCACCCTGGGTCATGAAGATGTCGTGCGCCGAGCCACTCAGCTCTTCGGCCATGTGATCGTGGCCGTGGCCGCAGGCCACCACAAAAAGACCCTGTTCAGCCTGGAAGAGCGCATCGACATGGTGCGCGAAGCCACACGCCAATACCCCCAGGTGCAGGTCGAAAGCTTCTCAGGCCTGCTGCGCGACTTTGTGGTGGCACGCGGCGGCAAAGCCATGGTGCGCGGCCTGCGTGCCGTGACCGACTTTGACTACGAATTCCAGCTCGCCGGCATGAACCGCAGCCTGATGCCGCAGGTGGAAACCGTCTTCCTCACCCCCAGCGACAAATACCAGTTCATCAGCAGCACCTTCGTGCGCGAGATTGCCGTGTTGGGCGGCGAGGTGGACAAGTTCGTGTCGCCCGTGGTGCAAGAGCGGCTGGCAGCGAAGGTGCGGGGGATGGTGGCGGGGTGA
- a CDS encoding methyl-accepting chemotaxis protein, protein MKNLKISTRLSAAFAVLVLMLLGLAVAAMSQLSSMRAATAEISENWLPSVEVINSIDAQAAQLRLIVLSHVMATEDSKMAKIDQQLQAGRARMAQLRKTYEGLISSPEEKKLYEEFAANWGKYIAVNDRALALSRKNQNDEARAIVESESLTLYERSGQMLEALVKINADGAAKAKQDSESTYSTARNTLLVVAALAIAVAISAALWLIRSITAPLAHAVVIADQVAAGDLTAPIEVTSQDETGQLLSALARMQQSLVRTVSVVRQNSESVASASAQIASGNNDLSARTEQQASALQETAASMEELGSTVRQNADNARTANQLAMNASSVAEQGGSVVAEVVETMKGINASSNKIADIITVIDGIAFQTNILALNAAVEAARAGEQGRGFAVVAGEVRSLAQRSAEAAKEIKSLITASVERVEQGSLLVDKAGETMTEVVTAIRRVTDIMGEISAASSEQSQGVGQVGEAVTQMDQATQQNAALVEEMAAAAASLNGQAGELVNAVAVFKLAQDASYRSAAPAPSISRAAAAAYSSKSALAGKTSQTAAKLGKTPTNKPAASLAAPVAKAAPAPSGAANTAGAGGAPKATASAKAAGGADDEWESF, encoded by the coding sequence ATGAAAAACTTGAAGATATCCACCCGCCTCTCAGCCGCCTTTGCGGTGCTGGTGCTGATGCTGCTGGGCTTGGCCGTGGCAGCCATGTCCCAGCTGTCCAGCATGCGGGCGGCCACAGCAGAAATTTCCGAGAACTGGCTACCCAGCGTGGAGGTCATCAACTCCATTGATGCACAGGCGGCCCAGTTACGACTGATTGTTCTCTCGCATGTCATGGCTACAGAAGACAGCAAGATGGCCAAGATCGATCAGCAGTTGCAGGCAGGCAGGGCCCGGATGGCACAACTGCGCAAAACCTACGAAGGTCTGATCAGCAGCCCCGAGGAGAAAAAGCTCTACGAGGAATTTGCAGCCAATTGGGGCAAGTACATCGCTGTCAATGATCGCGCTCTGGCGCTGTCTCGCAAAAACCAGAACGACGAGGCGCGTGCCATTGTTGAAAGCGAATCGCTCACCCTGTACGAGCGCAGCGGCCAGATGCTGGAGGCCCTGGTCAAAATCAACGCCGATGGTGCCGCCAAGGCCAAGCAGGACTCCGAATCCACCTATTCCACCGCACGCAACACCCTGCTGGTGGTTGCCGCACTGGCCATTGCCGTTGCTATCTCCGCGGCCCTCTGGCTGATCCGCTCCATCACGGCCCCCCTGGCACACGCCGTGGTCATCGCAGACCAAGTTGCCGCAGGCGACCTCACAGCCCCCATCGAAGTCACCTCGCAAGACGAAACCGGCCAACTCCTGAGCGCCCTGGCCCGCATGCAGCAAAGCCTCGTGCGCACCGTCTCCGTCGTGCGCCAGAACTCCGAAAGCGTCGCCTCCGCCAGCGCCCAGATCGCCTCCGGCAACAACGACCTGAGCGCGCGCACCGAACAGCAAGCCAGCGCCCTGCAGGAAACCGCAGCCTCCATGGAAGAGCTCGGCTCCACCGTGCGGCAAAACGCCGACAACGCCCGCACCGCCAACCAGCTGGCCATGAACGCCTCCAGCGTGGCAGAGCAAGGCGGCTCCGTCGTTGCCGAAGTGGTGGAGACCATGAAAGGCATCAACGCCAGCAGCAACAAGATTGCCGACATCATCACCGTCATCGACGGCATCGCCTTCCAGACCAACATCCTGGCGCTGAACGCCGCAGTGGAAGCCGCCCGTGCAGGCGAACAAGGCCGCGGCTTTGCCGTGGTGGCCGGAGAAGTGCGCAGCCTCGCCCAGCGCAGCGCAGAAGCCGCCAAGGAAATCAAGAGCCTCATCACCGCCAGCGTAGAGCGCGTAGAGCAAGGCAGCCTCCTGGTAGACAAGGCCGGTGAAACCATGACCGAAGTCGTCACCGCCATCCGCCGCGTCACCGACATCATGGGCGAGATCAGCGCCGCCAGCAGCGAACAAAGCCAGGGCGTAGGCCAGGTGGGAGAAGCCGTCACGCAAATGGACCAGGCCACCCAGCAAAACGCAGCCCTGGTGGAAGAAATGGCCGCAGCGGCCGCCAGCCTCAATGGCCAGGCCGGAGAACTCGTCAACGCCGTGGCCGTCTTCAAGCTCGCACAAGACGCCAGCTACCGCAGCGCTGCCCCTGCGCCAAGCATCAGCCGTGCCGCAGCAGCGGCCTACAGCTCCAAGAGTGCTTTGGCAGGCAAAACAAGCCAGACAGCAGCCAAGCTGGGCAAGACTCCAACCAACAAGCCAGCGGCCAGCTTGGCGGCACCAGTGGCCAAGGCAGCGCCAGCGCCCAGCGGGGCGGCAAACACTGCGGGGGCAGGGGGCGCTCCCAAGGCTACAGCCAGTGCCAAGGCCGCCGGTGGGGCGGATGATGAGTGGGAGAGCTTTTAA
- the rpoH gene encoding RNA polymerase sigma factor RpoH, with protein sequence MTLSSGTAITAVAPVNPWAMVPALGNLDAYISAVNRLPLLTPEEEQKYARQLKENNDVEAAGRLVMSHLRLVVSISRQYLGYGLPHGDLIQEGNVGLMKAVKRFDPDQGVRLVSYAMHWIKAEIHEYILKNWRMVKVATTKAQRKLFFNLRSMKQGFKADAGAAELATHRDTLSDSEIDTVAAQLNVKREEVIEMETRMAGGDVLLDPAPSDDGEQAYGPIAYLADASHEPTAMIESRQRDVMASDGIANALASLDERSRRIVEERWLKVNDDGSGGMTLHELAAVYGVSAERIRQIEVAAMKKMKKALTETV encoded by the coding sequence ATGACACTTTCATCTGGAACCGCTATCACCGCAGTTGCCCCAGTCAACCCATGGGCCATGGTCCCTGCTTTGGGTAACCTGGATGCGTACATCTCCGCCGTCAACAGGTTGCCCCTGCTGACGCCCGAGGAAGAGCAAAAGTACGCCCGCCAGCTCAAGGAAAACAACGATGTGGAAGCTGCGGGCCGGCTGGTGATGTCACACCTGCGGCTGGTGGTCTCTATTTCGCGCCAATACCTGGGCTATGGCTTGCCCCATGGCGACCTGATCCAGGAAGGCAATGTGGGTCTCATGAAGGCTGTCAAGCGTTTTGACCCTGACCAGGGCGTGCGCTTGGTGAGCTACGCCATGCACTGGATCAAGGCTGAGATCCATGAGTACATCCTGAAAAACTGGCGCATGGTCAAGGTGGCGACCACCAAAGCCCAGCGCAAGCTGTTTTTCAACCTGCGCTCCATGAAGCAAGGCTTCAAGGCCGACGCAGGAGCGGCCGAACTGGCAACGCACCGAGATACGCTGTCTGACAGCGAAATCGACACCGTGGCGGCCCAGCTCAACGTCAAGCGTGAAGAAGTCATTGAGATGGAAACGCGCATGGCAGGCGGAGATGTGCTGCTGGATCCAGCGCCTTCGGATGATGGCGAGCAGGCTTATGGCCCCATCGCCTACCTGGCAGACGCTTCGCACGAGCCTACCGCCATGATCGAGTCGCGCCAGCGTGATGTCATGGCTTCTGACGGGATTGCCAACGCCTTGGCAAGCTTGGACGAACGCAGCCGCCGCATTGTGGAAGAGCGCTGGCTGAAGGTGAACGACGATGGCTCTGGCGGCATGACGCTGCACGAGTTGGCTGCTGTGTACGGCGTGAGCGCCGAGCGCATCCGGCAAATCGAGGTTGCTGCCATGAAGAAGATGAAGAAGGCATTGACCGAAACGGTATGA
- the ftsY gene encoding signal recognition particle-docking protein FtsY, with amino-acid sequence MFSFFKKKPAPSPAPADAAAPATPSAQAPASAPVAAPAAEPAPAPTGGFGWLRNPFGSKAPAPSPTPAPASAPSVAPAPIPAPVVAQPAAPVVQPPAAPVAAPSPAPAELPAPAVPQAVQPPVQAAPSATPPVTPAVAVQPPPPAPVVAVAPAPERKGWLDRLKAGLRKTGSSIATVFTGTQIDDALYEELEEALLMADTGVKATQHLLTDLKRRVKETKTTDPAAVKGLLADALAELLRPLEKSLVIGEHTPTVIMVAGVNGAGKTTSIGKLTKHLANEGASVLLAAADTFRAAAREQLGVWADRNTVEIVSQEGGDPAAVSFDAVKAGKARNKDVVLVDTAGRLPTQLHLMEELKKIKRVVTKADETAPHEVLLVIDGNTGQNALAQVRAFDDALQLTGLVVTKLDGTAKGGVLAAIAQERPVPVYFIGVGEKLEDLETFNAREFAQALLS; translated from the coding sequence ATGTTCAGTTTTTTCAAGAAAAAGCCCGCACCCTCGCCCGCACCCGCCGATGCGGCTGCACCCGCAACCCCGTCTGCGCAGGCACCCGCCTCGGCACCAGTCGCTGCGCCCGCAGCAGAGCCTGCCCCGGCCCCTACGGGTGGATTTGGCTGGCTGCGCAATCCGTTTGGCAGCAAGGCTCCTGCTCCGTCGCCCACACCTGCGCCTGCCTCTGCGCCTTCCGTGGCTCCCGCGCCGATTCCGGCGCCCGTGGTTGCGCAGCCTGCAGCGCCCGTTGTCCAGCCGCCCGCAGCCCCGGTAGCAGCTCCATCCCCTGCACCTGCCGAGCTGCCCGCGCCCGCCGTGCCGCAGGCCGTGCAGCCACCGGTGCAGGCAGCGCCCAGCGCCACCCCACCGGTGACTCCTGCGGTGGCAGTTCAACCCCCGCCACCAGCGCCTGTTGTCGCGGTCGCCCCTGCGCCGGAGCGCAAGGGCTGGCTGGACCGGCTCAAGGCGGGCCTGCGCAAAACCGGCTCCAGCATCGCCACTGTGTTCACCGGAACGCAAATCGACGATGCGCTGTACGAAGAGCTGGAAGAGGCCCTGTTGATGGCCGACACCGGTGTGAAAGCCACCCAGCACTTGCTGACCGACCTGAAGCGCCGGGTGAAGGAGACCAAAACCACTGACCCTGCAGCCGTCAAGGGCCTGCTGGCCGATGCCCTGGCCGAACTGCTGCGCCCGTTGGAAAAGTCGCTGGTGATTGGCGAGCACACGCCCACCGTCATCATGGTGGCAGGTGTGAATGGTGCGGGCAAAACCACGTCCATCGGCAAGCTGACCAAGCACCTGGCCAACGAAGGGGCCAGCGTGCTGCTGGCTGCTGCCGACACCTTCCGCGCCGCTGCGCGGGAGCAGCTGGGCGTCTGGGCTGACCGCAACACCGTGGAAATCGTCAGCCAGGAAGGGGGCGACCCCGCCGCCGTGAGCTTTGACGCGGTGAAAGCAGGCAAAGCCCGCAACAAAGATGTGGTGCTGGTAGACACCGCAGGCCGCCTGCCCACGCAGCTGCACCTGATGGAAGAGCTGAAAAAGATCAAGCGTGTGGTGACCAAGGCCGATGAGACCGCACCGCACGAAGTGCTGCTGGTGATAGACGGCAACACCGGCCAGAACGCCCTGGCACAGGTGCGCGCTTTTGATGACGCCCTGCAACTCACCGGTCTGGTCGTGACCAAGCTGGACGGCACCGCCAAGGGCGGAGTGCTGGCCGCCATTGCACAGGAACGGCCCGTGCCGGTGTACTTCATCGGCGTGGGCGAAAAGCTGGAAGACCTGGAAACCTTCAACGCCAGAGAGTTCGCCCAGGCGCTGCTGTCCTAG
- a CDS encoding pitrilysin family protein — MKRAFTLLGLLACISAGAATSVAAPGSEPSTVLAAAPAAARPAAHAAAVPAGTAAGSSAVTSNAAGAQLFTLANGMQLIVQPDHRAPTAVHMVWVRVGSMDEVDGTSGVAHVLEHMMFKGSKTVPPGDFSRRVAALGGRENAFTSRDYTGYYQQIPAQRLEDVMRLESDRFANMHWPDDEFKKEIEVVKEERRLRTEDQPRAMLAEQLFATAFNASPYRRPIVGWMSDLDAMTPNDVRAFHRQWYSPHNAVVVVAGDVDVAKVRALAEKYYGTLPVRALPERKPRVEPQQQGLRRVVVKAPAEQAYVALAFKVPSLTRVQDLQEGDRDALSLLVLSAVLSGYDGARLERALSQGEQPVADNAGSSAMITGRGPSLFMLTGVPAAGKTAQQVEEALRAEVARVAREGVSEAELARVKTQWIASTVYERDSVQNQAQELGGNWVQGFPLDAEERLLTLLRTVTVDEVKAVAAKYFGDDQLTVATLVPQPLEGARKRPALPAGAVIR, encoded by the coding sequence ATGAAACGCGCTTTCACCCTACTGGGCCTGCTGGCCTGCATCAGTGCCGGGGCCGCCACCAGCGTGGCTGCACCGGGTTCCGAACCATCCACCGTTCTGGCTGCAGCCCCTGCTGCGGCGCGACCGGCTGCCCATGCGGCGGCTGTGCCTGCAGGTACTGCAGCGGGCTCTTCTGCGGTGACGAGCAATGCTGCCGGGGCCCAGCTTTTCACGCTGGCCAACGGCATGCAGCTCATCGTGCAGCCAGACCACCGTGCGCCCACCGCCGTGCACATGGTGTGGGTGCGGGTGGGTTCCATGGACGAAGTGGACGGCACCTCGGGCGTGGCCCATGTGCTGGAGCACATGATGTTCAAGGGCTCCAAGACGGTGCCGCCGGGCGATTTCTCGCGCCGCGTGGCTGCGCTGGGGGGGCGCGAGAACGCCTTCACCAGCCGCGACTACACCGGCTACTACCAGCAGATTCCGGCCCAGCGCCTGGAAGACGTGATGCGGCTGGAGTCAGACCGGTTTGCCAACATGCACTGGCCTGACGACGAATTCAAAAAGGAAATCGAGGTCGTTAAGGAAGAGCGCCGCCTGCGCACCGAAGACCAGCCCCGCGCCATGCTGGCCGAGCAGCTGTTTGCCACGGCCTTCAACGCATCGCCCTATCGCCGTCCCATCGTGGGCTGGATGAGCGATCTGGACGCCATGACACCGAACGATGTGCGCGCCTTCCATCGCCAGTGGTACTCGCCACACAACGCTGTGGTGGTCGTTGCGGGCGATGTGGACGTGGCCAAGGTGCGCGCGCTGGCCGAAAAGTACTACGGCACCTTGCCCGTGCGTGCCCTGCCTGAGCGCAAGCCCCGCGTGGAGCCGCAGCAGCAGGGCCTGCGCCGCGTGGTGGTGAAGGCCCCGGCCGAGCAAGCCTATGTGGCGCTGGCCTTCAAGGTGCCCTCACTCACCCGTGTGCAAGACCTGCAGGAGGGCGACCGCGATGCGCTGTCGCTGCTGGTGCTGTCTGCCGTGCTCAGCGGCTACGACGGTGCGCGGCTGGAGCGAGCCCTGAGCCAGGGTGAGCAGCCCGTGGCCGACAACGCAGGCAGCTCCGCCATGATCACGGGCCGTGGCCCCTCCCTGTTCATGTTGACCGGTGTGCCCGCTGCGGGCAAAACCGCCCAGCAGGTGGAAGAAGCCCTGCGCGCCGAAGTGGCCCGCGTGGCCCGCGAGGGCGTGAGCGAAGCCGAACTGGCCCGCGTCAAGACGCAGTGGATTGCCTCCACCGTGTACGAGCGCGACTCGGTACAGAACCAGGCCCAGGAGCTGGGCGGCAACTGGGTGCAAGGCTTTCCGCTGGATGCGGAAGAGCGCCTGCTGACTCTGCTGCGCACCGTGACCGTGGATGAGGTCAAAGCCGTGGCAGCCAAGTATTTTGGCGACGACCAGCTCACCGTGGCCACCCTGGTGCCCCAGCCGCTGGAAGGTGCCCGCAAGCGCCCCGCACTGCCCGCCGGTGCCGTCATCCGCTGA
- the rsmD gene encoding 16S rRNA (guanine(966)-N(2))-methyltransferase RsmD has product MSRSTLKTSAINAEIRKAQAAAAMPSAPAGKKGAAKDKPAAPALKGAGEVRIIGGLWKRTRLAVAQRPGLRPTPDRVRETLFNWLGQDLSGWRCLDAFAGTGALGLEAASRGASSVQLVESDAGLVAQLHTLQQRLQASAVRVQRGDGVAALKQAASGSLDLVLLDPPFDSDFFTPALQAASQALTAQGFVYLEAPRVWADDELAAWGLAVHRYLKAGAVHAHLLRRVAPS; this is encoded by the coding sequence ATGAGCCGCTCTACCCTCAAAACCAGCGCCATCAACGCAGAAATCCGCAAGGCCCAGGCCGCTGCCGCAATGCCCTCTGCCCCGGCTGGCAAAAAGGGCGCAGCCAAAGACAAGCCCGCCGCCCCAGCCCTCAAAGGTGCGGGCGAGGTGCGCATCATTGGCGGCCTGTGGAAGCGCACCCGTCTGGCAGTGGCCCAGCGCCCCGGCCTGCGCCCCACGCCTGATCGTGTACGCGAAACCCTTTTCAACTGGCTGGGCCAAGACCTGAGCGGCTGGCGCTGCCTGGACGCCTTTGCAGGCACTGGCGCGCTGGGGCTGGAGGCCGCCTCACGCGGTGCCAGCAGCGTGCAGCTGGTGGAAAGCGACGCCGGGCTGGTGGCGCAACTCCACACCCTGCAGCAGCGCCTGCAGGCCAGCGCCGTGCGCGTGCAGCGCGGCGACGGCGTGGCTGCCCTCAAGCAGGCCGCATCCGGCAGCCTGGACCTGGTGCTGCTGGACCCGCCGTTTGACAGCGACTTCTTCACCCCCGCCCTGCAAGCTGCCTCCCAAGCGCTGACAGCGCAGGGATTTGTGTACCTGGAAGCTCCCCGCGTCTGGGCCGACGACGAACTGGCCGCCTGGGGCCTGGCCGTGCACCGCTACCTCAAGGCGGGCGCGGTGCATGCGCACCTGCTGCGCCGCGTTGCGCCTTCTTGA
- a CDS encoding EAL domain-containing protein has product MFLELIKGVALLLALCFLHGVNIRVWRKRPWVGQIVSGILFGGICVVGMLLPVVLMPGVIFDARSVVLSMAGLFGGPVVGAIAATMTMGWRWWIGGQGMAVGVLVALICVCLGLAYRYAYQRGRLNVEPRTLLLFGLIVHLAVLAAFQLLPAPVAQHLNQKVALPFLLIFTVATPMLGMLLRDVEERLHTEQALTESSARLQAITQAIPDVLLVMDRRGRYLEVLSHDKNALVAHPQQLQGRHLQDVLPADQAQRYLQLIDDTLRSGDTQTLEYEIQTLNGPRQFEGRTQPLDVPVQGEEAVVLLARDITDRKQAEAALRESELRFRSLLLNIPSISVQGYLADGTTTYWNKASERLYGYTAEEAMGSSLFDLIIPPVMRDTVRSNVEHMFATGEVIPAGELQLQRKDGTLVDVFSSHAYINVPGQPPEMFCIDIDISGRKAAEDEVRYLAFYDALTELPNRRLLVDRLQQVLAGSARSGMTTAVLFVDLDNFKTLNDTRGHEVGDLLLMEVARRLRTHVRELDTVARLGGDEFVVVLQNLDSDPAEAAGQARMLGEMLRAKLAQPYDLHGHEHHCSASIGVTLLHGQRITVDEVLKQADMAMYRAKDAGRNTLCFFDPDMQQAVNRRATLEAELYNGLKQNQFLLLFQPQVDEAGRISGAEALVRWLHPVHGMVPPGEFIALAEDTGLILPLGRWVMETALRQQAQWRQNPQLADLTLSINVSARQFHQDDFVTQVLDLLRTSGADPTRIKLELTESLLLKNVDSVITTMHALRAQGLGFSLDDFGTGYSSLSYLKRLPLDQIKIDQGFVRDALVDPNDAAIARSIIALADSLGLSVIAEGVETEAHHTFLLRHGCRAFQGYFFGRPMPQTDFEQFARGDMSPCVEALA; this is encoded by the coding sequence ATGTTTCTGGAACTCATCAAAGGCGTCGCATTGCTCTTGGCGCTGTGCTTTCTGCACGGCGTCAACATCCGCGTCTGGCGTAAGCGGCCTTGGGTGGGGCAAATCGTCTCCGGCATCCTGTTTGGCGGCATCTGTGTTGTAGGGATGCTGCTGCCGGTGGTGCTGATGCCGGGCGTCATCTTCGATGCACGCTCGGTGGTGCTCAGCATGGCGGGGTTGTTTGGGGGCCCCGTAGTGGGCGCCATTGCCGCCACCATGACCATGGGCTGGCGTTGGTGGATCGGCGGGCAAGGCATGGCAGTGGGTGTGCTGGTAGCACTGATCTGCGTGTGCCTGGGGTTGGCATACCGTTATGCCTACCAGCGAGGCCGGTTGAACGTGGAGCCACGCACCCTGCTGCTGTTTGGCCTGATCGTGCATCTGGCGGTGCTGGCTGCGTTCCAGCTTTTACCCGCCCCTGTGGCCCAGCACCTGAACCAGAAGGTAGCCCTCCCCTTTTTGCTGATCTTTACGGTGGCCACGCCCATGCTGGGGATGCTGCTGCGCGACGTGGAAGAGCGCCTGCATACCGAACAGGCCCTCACAGAGAGTTCGGCACGGCTGCAGGCGATCACGCAAGCCATTCCGGATGTGTTGCTTGTCATGGATCGGCGGGGACGTTATCTGGAGGTCTTGTCGCACGACAAAAATGCACTGGTGGCGCACCCGCAGCAACTGCAGGGCAGGCATTTGCAGGATGTTCTGCCCGCTGACCAGGCGCAACGCTACCTGCAGTTGATCGATGACACCCTGCGCTCAGGAGATACCCAAACACTGGAATACGAAATCCAGACATTGAACGGCCCCCGCCAGTTTGAGGGCCGCACCCAGCCGCTGGATGTGCCCGTGCAGGGCGAAGAAGCCGTGGTGCTGCTGGCGCGCGACATTACCGACCGCAAGCAGGCTGAAGCGGCTTTGCGTGAATCTGAGCTGCGGTTTCGCTCCCTGCTGCTCAATATTCCGTCCATTTCTGTCCAGGGCTATCTGGCAGATGGCACCACCACCTACTGGAACAAGGCTTCAGAGCGGCTGTACGGCTACACCGCCGAAGAGGCCATGGGCAGCAGCCTGTTCGATCTGATCATCCCGCCGGTGATGCGCGACACAGTGCGCAGCAACGTAGAACACATGTTTGCCACGGGTGAGGTCATCCCCGCTGGCGAACTGCAACTGCAGCGCAAGGATGGGACCCTGGTAGACGTGTTCTCCAGCCACGCCTACATCAACGTTCCGGGCCAGCCACCCGAAATGTTTTGCATAGACATCGATATTTCGGGTCGCAAGGCCGCCGAAGATGAAGTGCGGTATCTGGCTTTTTACGATGCGCTGACGGAGCTGCCCAACCGCCGCCTGCTGGTAGACAGGCTGCAGCAGGTGCTTGCAGGCAGCGCGCGTTCGGGCATGACGACGGCAGTGCTGTTTGTGGACCTGGACAATTTCAAGACACTGAACGACACCCGTGGACATGAGGTGGGAGACCTGCTGCTGATGGAGGTGGCTCGCCGCCTTCGCACCCATGTGCGTGAACTGGATACGGTGGCACGCCTAGGCGGTGACGAGTTTGTGGTGGTGCTGCAAAACCTGGACAGCGATCCCGCAGAAGCCGCAGGCCAGGCACGCATGCTGGGCGAAATGCTGCGCGCCAAACTGGCGCAACCCTATGACCTGCACGGCCATGAGCACCATTGCTCCGCCAGCATCGGCGTCACACTGCTGCACGGGCAGCGTATTACCGTAGACGAAGTCCTCAAGCAGGCGGATATGGCCATGTACCGGGCCAAGGACGCGGGGCGCAACACCCTGTGCTTTTTTGACCCAGACATGCAGCAGGCCGTCAACCGCAGGGCCACGCTGGAGGCCGAACTGTACAACGGGCTGAAGCAGAACCAGTTCCTGCTCTTGTTCCAGCCCCAGGTGGACGAAGCGGGCCGCATCAGCGGTGCAGAAGCCCTGGTGCGCTGGCTGCACCCTGTGCATGGCATGGTTCCGCCGGGCGAGTTCATTGCATTGGCAGAGGACACCGGGCTGATCCTGCCGCTGGGCCGGTGGGTGATGGAGACCGCCTTGCGCCAGCAGGCCCAGTGGCGGCAAAACCCGCAGCTTGCAGATCTCACGCTGTCCATCAACGTCAGCGCCAGGCAGTTTCACCAGGATGATTTCGTGACTCAGGTGCTCGACCTGCTACGCACCAGCGGAGCAGACCCCACACGCATCAAGCTGGAGTTGACGGAGAGCCTGCTGCTGAAAAACGTGGACAGCGTCATCACCACCATGCACGCGCTACGCGCGCAAGGGCTGGGCTTTTCGCTGGATGACTTCGGTACAGGCTACTCATCCTTGAGCTACCTCAAGCGACTACCGCTTGATCAGATCAAAATCGACCAAGGTTTTGTGAGGGATGCGCTGGTGGACCCCAATGATGCAGCCATTGCACGATCCATCATCGCGCTGGCGGACAGCTTGGGCCTCTCTGTGATTGCCGAAGGCGTGGAGACGGAAGCGCACCACACCTTCCTGCTGCGTCATGGGTGCAGAGCTTTTCAGGGCTATTTCTTTGGCAGGCCCATGCCGCAGACGGACTTTGAGCAATTTGCAAGAGGAGATATGTCCCCTTGCGTGGAAGCGCTGGCGTGA
- a CDS encoding pitrilysin family protein, producing MIAIKKVASSALLACAGMVFYATPAWALLPIQHWTEPNGAKVWLVESPVIPMVDVQIDFDAGSRRDPAAQAGLASSVALMASKGVKGGAEGQGGEAPLDENALGEAWADLGASLEVGADNDALHYSLRSLTDAPLLDRAARLAARQLAEPSWPADIWARDRARWTASLREAATRPANVAGDAFATAVYGSHPYGQRPTPETLARISVQDMQRFHTQMVAACRARVSIVGAVTRAQAQELVAKLLARLPASQGDCAALPAVPEVEPLKAAAEQVIPFASAQAHVLIGQPGFPRRDPDFLALLVGNHILGGGGFVSRLTEEVREKRGLSYSVYSYFAGGLNAGAFTIGLQTRPDQAAQAVKVARDVVQRFVAEGPTEAELRAAKDNLIGGFALRIDSNKKLLGNVANIAWNNLPLDYLDHWTQKVEALTLADVRAAMARKLQPERMVTVVVGGKP from the coding sequence ATGATTGCTATCAAAAAAGTAGCTTCCAGCGCTCTGTTGGCGTGCGCCGGAATGGTTTTTTATGCCACCCCCGCCTGGGCGCTGCTGCCCATACAGCACTGGACGGAGCCCAACGGCGCCAAAGTCTGGCTGGTGGAAAGCCCCGTGATCCCCATGGTGGATGTGCAAATCGACTTTGACGCAGGCAGCCGCCGCGACCCTGCCGCGCAGGCAGGACTTGCCAGCAGCGTGGCGCTGATGGCCTCCAAGGGCGTCAAGGGGGGCGCGGAAGGGCAGGGCGGCGAGGCCCCGCTGGATGAAAACGCCCTGGGCGAGGCCTGGGCCGACCTTGGCGCATCGCTGGAAGTGGGGGCGGACAACGACGCTTTGCACTACTCGCTGCGCTCCCTCACCGATGCGCCCCTGCTGGACCGCGCCGCACGCTTGGCCGCCCGCCAACTGGCCGAGCCGAGCTGGCCTGCCGACATCTGGGCGCGCGACCGCGCCCGCTGGACGGCCAGCCTGCGCGAAGCCGCCACGCGCCCTGCCAATGTGGCGGGTGACGCCTTTGCCACCGCCGTGTATGGCAGCCACCCCTACGGCCAGCGGCCCACGCCCGAGACACTGGCCCGCATCAGCGTGCAGGACATGCAGCGCTTTCACACCCAGATGGTGGCCGCGTGCCGCGCCCGCGTGAGCATCGTCGGGGCGGTGACCCGCGCGCAAGCGCAAGAGCTGGTCGCCAAGCTGCTGGCCCGCTTGCCCGCCAGCCAGGGCGACTGCGCTGCGTTGCCCGCCGTGCCGGAGGTCGAGCCCTTGAAGGCTGCGGCAGAGCAGGTCATCCCCTTTGCCTCCGCCCAGGCCCATGTGCTCATCGGCCAGCCCGGCTTTCCGCGGCGCGACCCGGACTTTTTGGCCCTGCTGGTGGGCAACCACATTTTGGGCGGCGGCGGCTTTGTGTCGCGCCTGACGGAGGAAGTGCGCGAAAAGCGCGGCCTGAGCTACAGCGTCTACAGCTACTTTGCGGGTGGCCTGAACGCCGGTGCCTTCACCATCGGCCTGCAAACCCGGCCTGACCAGGCCGCCCAGGCCGTGAAGGTGGCACGCGACGTGGTGCAGCGCTTTGTGGCCGAGGGCCCCACCGAGGCCGAGCTGCGCGCCGCCAAGGACAACCTGATCGGTGGCTTTGCGCTGCGCATCGACAGCAACAAAAAGCTGCTGGGCAACGTGGCCAACATCGCCTGGAACAACCTGCCTCTGGACTACCTGGACCACTGGACGCAAAAGGTGGAAGCGCTCACCTTGGCCGATGTGCGCGCCGCCATGGCCCGCAAGCTGCAGCCTGAGCGCATGGTCACCGTGGTGGTCGGGGGCAAGCCATGA